In the genome of Sphaeramia orbicularis chromosome 13, fSphaOr1.1, whole genome shotgun sequence, one region contains:
- the LOC115431143 gene encoding olfactory receptor 52J3-like, whose translation MHNLSFGFRSELTLDPFVIPPGGKYPIFFLGIAIYFFGIFCNLTLLSLIIMKKNLHKPMYFILFSLPLNDLVGITVMLPKVLSDIVTETHSVYYPLCVFQAFLLHMYGGGILFILAAMSFDRYVAICMPLRYSSLMTTKAVVFIICLIWGVDLILIVSLFSLQSRLPLCKSVIKNVFCDNPSLLKLTCGNTTLNNVIGLFTTAIMQVISVSVQSFSYVKILITCVGTRKSDSKTKAVNTCTAQIVILIIFEVVATFTILSHRFKNVSAELQKTMGMLIFLVPPLLNPIVYGLYTNEIRSTLLKVVKKRVAVSL comes from the coding sequence ATGCACAACCTATCTTTTGGGTTCAGATCTGAGTTAACCCTGGACCCATTTGTGATACCACCTGGGGGAAAATATCCCATATTTTTTCTTGGAATTGCAATTTATTTCTTTGGTATTTTTTGCAATCTGACTTTGCTGAGTTTGATCATAATGAAGAAGAATCTGCACAAGCCCATGTATTTCATCCTGTTTAGTCTTCCTTTAAATGATCTGGTTGGTATAACTGTAATGCTTCCAAAAGTCCTCTCAGACATCGTCACTGAGACCCACAGTGTTTACTATCCTCTCTGTGTTTTTCAAGCCTTCTTGCTCCACATGTACGGCGGTGGGATTCTGTTTATTCTTGCAGCTATGTCATTCGATCGCTACGTCGCCATCTGCATGCCCTTACGCTACAGCTCCCTCATGACAACAAAAGCTGTCGTTTTTATTATTTGTCTAATCTGGGGTGTCGACTTGATTCTGATCGTTTCACTCTTTTCCCTCCAATCGAGACTTCCTTTGTGTAAATCTGTTATCAAGAATGTGTTCTGTGATAACCCATCTCTGTTGAAACTCACATGTGGGAACACGACTCTTAATAATGTCATAGGGTTGTTTACTACAGCTATCATGCAAGTTATAAGTGTGTCTGTTCAGTCGTTTTCCTACGTGAAGATCCTCATCACCTGTGTGGGAACCAGGAAGTCAGACTCAAAGACTAAAGCTGTTAATACATGTACGGCACAGATTGTCATATTAATCATCTTTGAAGTCGTCGCCACTTTTACGATTTTATCACACAGGTTTAAAAACGTCTCCGCCGAGCTGCAGAAGACAATGGGCATGCTCATATTCCTGGTACCTCCTCTTCTGAACCCCATTGTTTATGGGCTGTATACCAATGAAATACGAAGCACTCTCCtcaaagttgtaaaaaaaagagTGGCTGTGAGTCTGTAA
- the LOC115431144 gene encoding putative gustatory receptor clone PTE01 produces the protein MSTNASSSDLFLSLQTLGLPDSHIYPAFFFGLFTYITIMFFNMLVLVAIAVSKKLHKPMFILLFNLPISDMVGATAFFPHLVLSIVTKNRLISYPACITQAFMIHFYGTGNLLILSAMAYDRYIAICHPLTYNIIMSPHKLAKMIILVWLISFVIIGVLILLLAQLQLCRTHIIDLFCNNPSLLKLACSGTRVNSLYGLAGIVFLQGGSLLILVYTYAQILYTCLVTNQSDARRKAIQTCGSHLVVFLLLQINTLFTLTAHRVNNTSPYLRRALGVSILIFPPFLDPIIYGLKTKELRQAVIVFLRRNRI, from the coding sequence ATGTCCACAAATGCATCCTCCTCTGACCTCTTCCTATCACTCCAGACACTGGGTTTACCTGATTCACACATTTATCCAGCGTTTTTCTTTGGTCTTTTCACATATATAACCATAATGTTTTTCAACATGTTGGTGTTAGTGGCTATTGCTGTGAGTAAGAAGTTACATAAACCCATGTTCATCCTTCTGTTCAACTTGCCAATCAGTGATATGGTGGGTGCTACAGCTTTTTTTCCTCACCTTGTTTTGAGCATTGTGACAAAGAACAGACTGATTTCTTATCCCGCATGTATTACTCAGGCATTTATGATTCATTTCTATGGTACAGGTAACTTGCTGATCTTGAGCGCTATGGCGTATGACAGATATATTGCCATATGTCATCCTCTGACGTATAATATTATCATGAGTCCGCATAAATTAGCTAAAATGATTATTTTAGTATGGCTGATTAGTTTTGTGATAATTGGTGTTCTAATCTTACTATTAGCACAGTTACAGTTGTGCAGAACGCATATTATAGATTTGTTTTGTAATAATCCATCCTTACTGAAACTGGCTTGTTCTGGCACTAGGGTGAACAGCCTCTACGGATTAGCAGGTATTGTTTTTCTCCAAGGAGGCTCGTTGTTAATATTAGTGTACACATACGCACAGATATTATACACATGTCTTGTGACTAATCAGTCCGATGCCCGGAGAAAAGCCATACAGACATGTGGGTCACATTTAGTAGTTTTCTTGTTGTTACAAATCAATACTCTGTTCACACTTACAGCTCACAGGGTTAATAATACATCCCCTTACCTGAGGAGGGCCCTGGGAGTGTCCATTTTAATATTTCCTCCTTTTTTGGATCCGATTATATATGGATTGAAAACTAAAGAACTGAGGCAGGCAGTAATAGTGTTTCTAAGGAGAAATAGAATTTAA
- the LOC115431145 gene encoding olfactory receptor 52B2-like encodes MSANASSDLFLSLEKLDLPNAYIYPAFLSGLLTYIFIMFCNLLVLVAIAASKKLHKPMFILLFNLPVSHMITATAFFPHFVLSIVTKRRLIPPPACITQAFLVHLCGTGNLLILSAMAYDRYVAICRPLRYNAVMTPHNLVKIIILIWFISFSLIFTLIMLVAQFKLCRTNIVDLYCNNPSLVKLVCEDTRVNNYYGILVIFIVQGGSFLIVIYMYTQILYTCLKTNQSDAQKKAIQTCGSHLAVFLILQINTTFTLAAHRIKNASPYIRRALGVSVLIFPPILDPIIYGLKITELKQAIVKFLGRSFKS; translated from the coding sequence ATGTCTGCAAATGCATCATCTGACCTGTTTCTATCACTGGAGAAGCTGGATTTACCTAATGCATATATCTACCCAGCCTTTTTATCTGGGCTTTTAACATATATATTCATCATGTTTTGCAACTTGTTGGTGTTAGTGGCTATTGCTGCAAGTAAGAAGTTACACAAACCCATGTTCATCCTGCTGTTCAACTTGCCAGTCAGTCACATGATAACTGCAACAGCTTTTTTCCCTCACTTTGTTTTGAGCATTGTGACAAAGCGAAGACTCATCCCCCCTCCTGCGTGTATTACTCAGGCGTTTCTGGTTCATCTCTGTGGTACAGGAAACTTGCTGATCTTAAGCGCTATGGCATATGACAGATATGTTGCAATATGTCGTCCTCTGAGGTATAATGCAGTCATGACTCCCCATAATTTAGTTAAAATTATAATTCTAATatggtttattagtttttctctGATTTTTACTTTGATAATGCTGGTTGCACAGTTTAAACTTTGCAGAACAAACATAGTGGATCTCTACTGTAACAATCCATCGCTGGTAAAACTGGTGTGTGAGGACACCAGGGTGAATAATTATTATGGAATACTCGTTATATTTATAGTACAAGGTGGTTCGTTTTTAATCGTAATATACATGTACACGCAGATCTTGTACACTTGTTTAAAGACAAATCAGTCTGATGCTCAGAAAAAAGCCATTCAGACATGTGGCTCACATTTAGCCGTGTTTTTAATCTTACAGATAAATACTACCTTCACACTTGCAGCTCACCGGATTAAAAATGCGTCCCCTTACATTAGGAGGGCCCTCGGTGTATCAGTTTTAATTTTCCCCCCTATTCTTGACCCCATTATATATGGACTGAAAATTACAGAACTGAAACAGGCCATAGTAAAGTTTTTAGGGAGAAGTTTCAAGTCGTAG